The following coding sequences are from one Bradyrhizobium sp. WSM471 window:
- a CDS encoding VOC family protein, whose product MPQQFDRSKEDLGNAIHFEHVNIQVPDQRLATLFYVAGLGLTRDPFLMVSDTNMWINAGRSQFHLPSGRPQVLRGHVGLVIAGREALLARLASVAKKLEGTAFAFAEHNDHVEAICPWGNRLRCYEPDAARFGRVALGIPYVEFDVPVGSAARICAFYPEIMGMPSELRNGDGAVAAVRTGRDQHLLFRETDRPQGDYDGHHVQMYITDFSGPYRKLLARDLISREDNQYQYRFCDILDLDSGKPLFTVEHEVRSATHPMFMRPMVNRNPALNNRNYASGHDQSLWAMGPDQYEG is encoded by the coding sequence ATGCCGCAACAATTCGATCGATCCAAAGAAGATCTCGGCAACGCGATCCATTTCGAGCACGTCAACATCCAGGTCCCGGACCAGCGCCTCGCCACGCTGTTCTATGTCGCAGGCCTTGGGCTCACCCGCGATCCCTTTCTGATGGTGTCCGACACCAACATGTGGATCAACGCCGGACGGAGCCAGTTTCACTTGCCGAGCGGCCGGCCGCAGGTGCTGCGCGGTCATGTCGGGCTGGTCATCGCGGGCCGCGAGGCGCTGCTGGCGCGATTGGCGTCGGTCGCCAAAAAGCTCGAGGGCACCGCGTTCGCCTTCGCCGAGCATAACGACCATGTCGAGGCGATTTGTCCGTGGGGCAACCGGCTGCGCTGTTACGAGCCCGACGCCGCGCGCTTCGGTCGCGTCGCGCTCGGCATTCCCTATGTCGAATTCGACGTACCGGTGGGATCCGCCGCGCGCATCTGCGCCTTCTACCCCGAGATCATGGGCATGCCATCCGAGTTGCGGAACGGCGACGGCGCGGTTGCCGCCGTGAGGACGGGCCGCGACCAGCATCTGTTGTTCCGCGAGACCGATCGGCCGCAAGGCGACTATGACGGCCACCATGTGCAGATGTACATCACCGATTTCTCCGGCCCTTATCGCAAGCTGCTGGCGCGCGATTTGATCTCGCGCGAGGACAATCAGTACCAGTATCGGTTTTGCGACATCCTCGATCTCGACAGCGGCAAGCCGCTGTTCACGGTCGAGCACGAGGTGCGCAGCGCCACCCACCCGATGTTCATGCGACCGATGGTCAATCGCAATCCGGCGCTGAACAATCGCAATTACGCGTCCGGCCACGATCAATCGCTTTGGGCGATGGGGCCGGACCAGTACGAGGGATAA
- the nhaD gene encoding sodium:proton antiporter NhaD — protein sequence MLVALVVVFVVVYAAIALEHPIQIEKSASALFGAGLLWTIYAVGATDHEAIVDQLRETIGSTAGIIFFLMGAMTIVEVIDAHDGFEIITSQINTKKLTTLLWLICTVTFFLSAVLDNLTTTIVMVSLIRKLLDKQSDRLLFVAMIVIAANAGGAWSPIGDVTTTMLWIGGQITALAIVKTLFLASLTNMLIPLLIVNYRLRGRTFAAPKVDGSDDAFTPAFERNVMFTLGVAILVLVPAFKTVTHLPPFMGILFGLGTLWLVGEVIHRRKQLLERRPLTVAHALTQIDLSSIVFFLGILLAVATLEHTHILAALAAWLDQSIGRTDAIVLALGLLSAIVDNVPLVAASMGMYGMGQYPPDSFLWEFIAYCAGTGGSILIIGSAAGVAAMGIEKIQFIWYMRKISVLAILGYFAGAAVYIVQFRYFH from the coding sequence TTGCTGGTCGCACTCGTCGTCGTTTTCGTCGTGGTTTATGCCGCTATAGCGCTTGAGCACCCGATCCAAATAGAGAAATCAGCTTCCGCCCTCTTTGGGGCCGGCCTGCTCTGGACGATCTATGCCGTGGGTGCAACTGACCACGAAGCGATCGTCGATCAGCTCCGCGAGACCATCGGTTCGACGGCAGGGATCATATTTTTCCTGATGGGCGCCATGACCATCGTCGAGGTCATAGACGCCCACGACGGATTCGAGATCATCACCTCGCAAATCAACACGAAGAAATTGACGACCCTGCTGTGGCTCATCTGCACCGTGACGTTTTTTCTGAGCGCCGTGTTGGATAATCTCACCACCACCATCGTCATGGTTTCGCTGATCAGGAAGCTGCTGGACAAGCAAAGTGATCGGCTGTTGTTCGTCGCGATGATCGTGATCGCTGCCAACGCAGGCGGCGCGTGGTCCCCCATCGGGGACGTCACCACGACCATGCTGTGGATCGGCGGCCAGATCACCGCTCTCGCCATAGTCAAGACGCTATTCCTCGCGTCCCTCACGAACATGCTGATCCCGCTGCTCATCGTGAATTACCGGTTGCGCGGGCGAACCTTCGCGGCTCCCAAGGTCGATGGCAGCGACGATGCCTTTACGCCCGCCTTCGAACGAAACGTCATGTTCACCCTCGGGGTTGCCATCCTCGTCCTGGTGCCAGCGTTCAAAACCGTTACGCACCTGCCGCCTTTCATGGGCATCCTCTTCGGCTTGGGAACATTGTGGCTCGTCGGAGAGGTCATTCATCGCCGGAAGCAACTGCTGGAGAGAAGGCCGTTGACTGTGGCGCACGCTCTTACCCAGATCGACCTCAGCTCAATCGTCTTCTTCCTGGGCATTCTGCTGGCCGTTGCCACGCTGGAGCACACCCATATTCTGGCCGCCCTTGCAGCCTGGCTGGATCAAAGCATCGGCCGCACCGACGCAATCGTGCTTGCGTTGGGGCTGCTCAGCGCCATCGTCGACAACGTTCCATTGGTCGCAGCATCGATGGGCATGTATGGAATGGGCCAGTATCCACCGGACAGTTTCCTCTGGGAATTCATCGCCTACTGCGCCGGCACGGGCGGATCGATACTGATCATCGGCTCCGCTGCGGGCGTTGCCGCGATGGGAATCGAGAAGATCCAGTTCATTTGGTACATGCGAAAAATCAGCGTACTCGCGATTCTCGGATACTTCGCCGGAGCGGCGGTCTACATTGTGCAGTTCCGGTACTTTCACTGA
- a CDS encoding CaiB/BaiF CoA-transferase family protein, with product MGGVLDGVRVLDFGRYIAGPYCATLLAEFGAEVIRVEKRDGSEDRFVAPVGENGEGALFLQVNRNKKCLTLDPMKPEGQEVMRRLIATADVVVANLPPQTLRAMKLDYDSLKAIKPDIILTTATAFGGPGPWSDRVGFDGVGQVMSGSVYMTGAGDPPYRAAVNWVDFGTALHCAFGTLAALIERGKSGRGQIVEGALLATALSFTNATLIEQAVINVNRVPSGNLGQTAAPADIYRTRDGWVLCQVTGHPLFKRWAKLMGEEEVWLNDPRFADDISRGNNGPVISERMARWCAERTTQEAVDTLGKAMIPTGPVLSPQQALDHPHIRAAGFMQDVDYPGLPKPAPVARAAVRLSETPGEIATRPPTLGEHTDLILGELGYDKAAIAALRQGGIV from the coding sequence ATGGGAGGGGTTCTGGACGGCGTCCGCGTTCTCGATTTCGGGCGCTATATCGCGGGCCCCTATTGCGCGACCTTGCTGGCCGAATTCGGCGCCGAGGTCATTCGCGTGGAGAAGCGCGACGGCAGCGAGGACCGCTTCGTGGCGCCGGTGGGCGAAAATGGCGAAGGCGCGCTGTTTCTTCAGGTCAACCGCAACAAGAAGTGCCTCACGCTCGATCCGATGAAGCCGGAAGGGCAGGAGGTGATGCGCCGGCTGATTGCGACCGCGGACGTGGTGGTCGCCAATTTGCCGCCGCAGACCTTGCGCGCGATGAAGCTCGACTACGACTCGCTCAAGGCCATCAAGCCGGACATCATCCTGACGACGGCAACCGCGTTCGGCGGGCCGGGGCCATGGTCCGACCGCGTCGGTTTCGACGGCGTAGGCCAGGTCATGTCGGGCTCGGTGTACATGACGGGCGCCGGCGATCCACCCTACCGGGCAGCGGTCAACTGGGTCGATTTCGGAACCGCGCTGCATTGCGCGTTCGGCACGCTGGCCGCGCTGATCGAGCGCGGCAAATCCGGGCGTGGGCAGATCGTCGAGGGCGCGTTGCTCGCAACCGCCTTGTCCTTCACCAATGCCACGCTGATCGAGCAGGCTGTCATCAACGTCAATCGCGTGCCATCAGGCAATCTCGGCCAGACCGCGGCGCCCGCCGACATCTACCGCACCAGGGACGGCTGGGTGCTGTGCCAGGTCACGGGACATCCGCTGTTCAAGCGCTGGGCGAAGCTGATGGGCGAGGAGGAGGTCTGGCTGAACGATCCGCGCTTTGCCGACGACATCAGCCGCGGCAACAACGGTCCTGTCATCAGCGAGCGGATGGCGCGCTGGTGCGCCGAGCGCACCACGCAGGAAGCCGTCGACACCCTGGGCAAGGCCATGATTCCGACCGGCCCCGTGCTGAGCCCGCAGCAGGCGCTCGATCATCCGCACATCCGCGCCGCCGGCTTCATGCAGGACGTCGACTATCCCGGCCTACCGAAGCCCGCACCGGTGGCGCGCGCCGCCGTCCGCCTCTCGGAAACGCCCGGCGAAATCGCGACGCGCCCGCCCACGCTCGGCGAGCATACCGATCTCATCCTGGGCGAGCTCGGCTACGACAAGGCCGCGATCGCGGCGCTCCGGCAGGGCGGCATCGTCTAG
- a CDS encoding sugar ABC transporter ATP-binding protein: MAEILFELAGISKSYPGVMALNDVSLRVYRGEVLGLIGENGAGKSTLMRVLGGVIAPSAGVIRIGGTDHAEMTVSEATQTGIAFVHQELNLFENLDVAANVFIGREKLVGGPLKLVDSAQMRARVMPLLQRLGADFTPDTLVDNLSIAERQMVEIAKALSIDARVIIMDEPTSSLTISETERLLEVIADLKAHGISVIYISHRLGEIMTCADRVVVLRDGRTVGELARDQLSHAAMIRLMIGRDLKALYTPPKRPPQPGGCDIVGVVTSAFPDRQVDLSVRHGEILGLAGLVGAGRTSLARAAFGVDPLLGGEIRIDNAPIAIASPRDAIRQGIYLVPEDRKKSGLVLELPIRENVTLAGLLNYVRMWLVSGAAERKVAKEQVRRLSIKAPSIDMEVVTLSGGNQQKVVLGKWLSMQPRVMFFDEPTRGIDVGAKSEIYALMRELADQGVAIVMISSDMEEVIGVSDRVAVMHEGSVSGVLERRQFSEYNVLRLAMGQALETVEAAAP, translated from the coding sequence ATGGCGGAAATCCTGTTCGAACTCGCCGGGATCAGCAAGTCCTATCCCGGGGTCATGGCCCTCAACGATGTCAGCCTGCGCGTGTACCGTGGCGAAGTGTTGGGCCTGATCGGCGAGAACGGCGCCGGCAAGTCGACTTTGATGCGCGTTTTGGGCGGCGTGATCGCGCCAAGCGCGGGCGTGATCCGCATCGGCGGAACTGACCATGCAGAAATGACGGTGAGCGAGGCGACGCAGACCGGCATCGCCTTCGTGCACCAGGAACTGAACCTGTTCGAGAATCTCGACGTCGCCGCCAACGTCTTCATCGGACGCGAGAAGCTCGTCGGCGGCCCGCTGAAGCTGGTGGACAGCGCGCAGATGCGCGCTCGCGTGATGCCGCTGCTGCAGCGTCTGGGCGCAGATTTCACCCCTGACACGCTGGTCGACAATTTGTCGATCGCCGAACGCCAGATGGTTGAGATCGCCAAGGCGCTCTCGATCGATGCCCGCGTGATCATCATGGACGAGCCGACCTCGAGCCTGACGATTTCGGAGACCGAGCGTCTGCTGGAGGTGATTGCCGATCTGAAGGCGCACGGCATCTCGGTGATCTATATCTCCCACCGGCTCGGCGAGATCATGACCTGCGCCGACCGCGTCGTGGTGCTGCGCGATGGGCGCACGGTGGGAGAGCTGGCGCGAGATCAACTCAGCCATGCCGCAATGATCAGGCTGATGATCGGCCGCGACCTGAAGGCGCTGTATACCCCGCCGAAACGACCGCCGCAGCCGGGCGGCTGCGACATCGTCGGCGTCGTGACATCAGCCTTTCCCGACCGGCAGGTTGATCTTTCCGTGCGGCATGGCGAGATCCTGGGCCTGGCGGGGCTCGTGGGCGCTGGCCGCACTTCTCTTGCCCGTGCGGCCTTCGGCGTCGACCCGCTGCTGGGCGGCGAGATCAGGATCGATAACGCGCCGATCGCAATCGCGTCGCCGCGGGACGCGATCAGGCAAGGCATCTATCTGGTGCCGGAGGACCGCAAGAAATCCGGGCTCGTGCTGGAACTGCCGATCCGGGAGAACGTGACGCTGGCCGGTCTGCTGAATTATGTGCGGATGTGGCTGGTCAGCGGCGCAGCCGAGCGCAAGGTCGCGAAAGAGCAGGTCAGGCGCCTCTCCATCAAGGCGCCGAGCATCGACATGGAGGTGGTGACGCTCTCCGGCGGCAACCAGCAGAAGGTCGTGCTCGGCAAATGGCTGTCCATGCAGCCGCGCGTGATGTTCTTCGACGAGCCCACCCGCGGCATCGATGTCGGTGCCAAGAGCGAGATCTACGCGTTGATGCGCGAACTCGCCGACCAGGGCGTCGCGATCGTGATGATCTCCTCGGACATGGAGGAGGTCATCGGTGTCTCCGATCGCGTGGCGGTGATGCACGAAGGCAGTGTCAGCGGCGTGTTGGAGCGACGGCAATTCAGTGAATACAACGTGCTGCGGCTTGCGATGGGCCAGGCGCTGGAAACCGTGGAAGCCGCTGCCCCATGA
- a CDS encoding ROK family protein has translation MVDQIEPSRRVSNTARESNRGRLVDVLRRQGPLPRVALARSTGLSFPAVSGLTSRLIAEELLCETETAASPWSEDGEEEDADGLNGRRRGRPAVLLTLNPEFGRIAAVSVRMNLIETLIADFRGSGVAQSRLALSTRALDAGALRDLVIAQINALLDATATPRHRLLGIGIALQGIVNVDTGSTLWSPALSITEVDLATPIRQAFGVEVVMANDAVAVALAITAAEPALAQGLSATIMVGHGIGMGVVADGEARWGAGSEIGHVKLAPDGPQCRCGQRGCIEAYLADYALYRDARTFLDLPPADSQQPSEGQMALLRERALGGDPRLEHLFLQAGRALAEAVAATISVLRPHHVILAGPGLMAFDMMRHAYEERLEQAVLPWLLRSTAIHLRPSESAVIVEGMVRRTLRVVDQNHMEATE, from the coding sequence ATGGTTGACCAAATTGAGCCGTCCAGACGAGTGTCGAACACGGCTCGTGAATCCAACCGCGGCCGTCTCGTCGACGTCTTGCGACGCCAGGGGCCGCTGCCGCGCGTGGCGTTGGCCCGAAGCACTGGCCTGAGCTTCCCGGCGGTTTCCGGCCTGACGTCGCGACTGATCGCGGAAGAGCTGCTCTGCGAGACCGAGACGGCGGCAAGCCCCTGGTCCGAGGACGGCGAGGAAGAGGATGCGGACGGGCTGAATGGCCGCCGCCGCGGCCGGCCGGCCGTGCTGCTGACCCTGAATCCGGAGTTCGGGCGCATCGCCGCGGTCTCCGTGCGCATGAACCTGATCGAGACGCTGATCGCGGATTTCCGGGGCTCCGGCGTGGCGCAGTCGCGACTTGCACTATCGACGCGCGCGCTCGATGCAGGCGCGCTGCGCGATCTCGTGATCGCGCAGATCAATGCGCTGCTCGATGCGACGGCGACGCCGCGCCATCGGCTGCTGGGAATCGGCATTGCGCTGCAAGGCATCGTGAACGTCGACACCGGCTCGACGCTGTGGAGTCCCGCGCTGTCGATCACCGAGGTCGATCTCGCGACGCCGATACGTCAGGCGTTCGGGGTCGAGGTCGTGATGGCGAACGACGCTGTCGCGGTCGCGCTCGCCATCACGGCCGCCGAACCGGCATTGGCGCAAGGCCTCTCGGCCACTATCATGGTCGGTCACGGCATCGGGATGGGCGTCGTTGCCGATGGTGAAGCACGCTGGGGCGCCGGCAGCGAGATCGGCCATGTCAAGCTGGCGCCGGATGGCCCGCAATGCCGCTGCGGCCAGCGCGGCTGTATCGAGGCTTACCTTGCCGATTATGCGCTCTACCGCGATGCCCGCACCTTTCTCGATCTGCCGCCGGCGGACTCGCAGCAGCCATCCGAGGGACAGATGGCCCTGCTGCGCGAGCGCGCACTGGGCGGCGATCCACGTCTCGAGCACCTGTTCCTGCAGGCAGGTCGCGCGCTCGCCGAGGCGGTCGCGGCAACGATATCCGTATTGCGCCCACACCATGTCATCCTGGCGGGTCCAGGCCTGATGGCATTCGACATGATGCGCCACGCCTATGAAGAGCGGCTTGAGCAGGCGGTGTTGCCATGGCTGCTCAGATCCACGGCGATCCATCTGCGTCCAAGCGAGTCGGCGGTCATTGTCGAGGGCATGGTGCGGCGGACGCTGCGGGTCGTCGACCAAAACCACATGGAAGCGACCGAGTAA
- a CDS encoding sugar-binding protein, whose protein sequence is MNGSMKKLMVSLFATAAALAVATGAAQAQQKKTIALVTNAAADFWTIAGRGLEKAQKEHPEYDIQLIVTNDATAAGQRRLLDDLLVRGVAGISISVDDAPHATEELNKVASQTVLITTDSDAPQSKRLAYIGTDNVAAGRQAGEEFKKALPNGGKIALFVGTMDADNARERVQGIKDSIAGTKIELVDVFTDQVDSAKAKANMENVLVKYPDIALLSGLWSYETPLIYDAVKAAGKAGKVKIVGFDEDQRTLRGISDGTIESTVVQQPFEFGYLSATNIIKTLKGDKSWIPADSKLIVPTQVISKTNVAEFTAHMKELLKK, encoded by the coding sequence ATGAACGGATCGATGAAGAAACTGATGGTGTCGCTGTTTGCGACCGCAGCTGCGCTGGCGGTTGCTACGGGGGCGGCGCAGGCCCAGCAGAAAAAGACCATCGCGCTGGTCACCAATGCCGCGGCCGATTTCTGGACCATTGCCGGCCGCGGGCTCGAGAAGGCTCAAAAGGAGCACCCGGAATACGATATCCAGTTGATCGTCACCAACGATGCGACCGCGGCGGGCCAGCGGCGCTTGCTGGACGACCTGCTGGTGCGCGGCGTTGCCGGCATCTCCATCTCGGTCGACGATGCGCCGCACGCAACCGAAGAACTCAACAAGGTCGCGTCCCAGACCGTGTTGATTACGACGGACAGCGACGCGCCGCAGAGCAAGCGTCTCGCCTATATCGGCACCGACAACGTCGCGGCCGGGCGGCAAGCAGGCGAGGAGTTCAAGAAGGCATTGCCGAACGGTGGCAAGATTGCGCTGTTCGTCGGCACGATGGACGCGGACAACGCCCGCGAGCGAGTGCAGGGTATCAAGGATTCGATCGCCGGCACCAAGATCGAGCTGGTCGACGTGTTCACGGACCAGGTGGACTCCGCCAAGGCCAAGGCGAACATGGAGAACGTGCTCGTCAAATATCCCGACATCGCGCTGCTGTCCGGCCTTTGGAGCTACGAGACACCGCTGATCTATGACGCGGTCAAGGCGGCGGGCAAGGCCGGCAAGGTGAAGATCGTCGGCTTCGACGAGGACCAGCGCACATTGCGGGGAATTTCCGACGGCACGATCGAGTCGACGGTGGTGCAGCAGCCGTTCGAATTCGGCTATCTCTCCGCCACCAACATCATCAAGACGCTGAAGGGCGACAAGTCCTGGATTCCCGCCGACAGCAAGCTGATCGTGCCGACCCAAGTGATCAGCAAGACCAATGTCGCGGAGTTCACCGCTCACATGAAGGAGCTGCTGAAGAAGTGA
- a CDS encoding DUF72 domain-containing protein, protein MARVLIGTSGWHYASWRGPFFPEGVTLKQQLSYYAGQFDTTELNGVFYRTPTPEAVEGWRAQTGRDFVFAWKASKFITHWKRLSDRSVNSLELLEDRISRLGGKAGPILFQLPPQFEADADRLAGFFKLLSRKRRYSFEFRHPSWYQPRILRMLAEENISLCLSDHHDAPAPWKRTADFVYVRGHGPSGRYHGHYTKPTLAQWARRIKSWKRQGCDVYVYFDNDQKSAAPADAGALKQLLNVRQSAAITTASRRAGAVVHR, encoded by the coding sequence ATGGCGCGCGTTCTGATCGGAACTTCCGGCTGGCACTACGCCTCCTGGCGAGGCCCGTTCTTTCCCGAGGGCGTGACGCTGAAGCAGCAGCTTAGCTATTATGCCGGACAATTCGACACCACCGAGCTGAACGGGGTGTTCTACCGCACCCCGACGCCGGAGGCCGTCGAAGGTTGGCGGGCGCAGACCGGCCGCGATTTCGTCTTCGCGTGGAAAGCGTCGAAATTCATTACGCATTGGAAGCGCCTATCGGACCGCTCGGTGAACAGCCTCGAGCTGCTCGAGGATCGCATCTCACGGCTCGGCGGCAAGGCCGGCCCGATCCTGTTCCAACTGCCGCCGCAATTCGAGGCCGACGCGGACCGCCTCGCCGGCTTCTTCAAGCTGTTGTCGCGGAAGCGGCGCTACAGTTTCGAATTCCGTCATCCGAGCTGGTATCAGCCACGCATCTTGCGGATGCTGGCCGAAGAGAACATCTCGCTGTGCCTGTCCGATCATCACGACGCGCCCGCGCCATGGAAGCGCACGGCCGATTTCGTCTATGTGCGCGGGCACGGGCCCAGCGGGCGTTATCACGGGCACTATACGAAACCCACGCTGGCGCAATGGGCGCGGCGCATCAAGTCCTGGAAGCGGCAGGGCTGCGACGTCTACGTCTATTTCGACAACGACCAGAAGAGCGCGGCGCCGGCCGATGCAGGAGCGTTGAAGCAATTGCTCAACGTGCGGCAAAGCGCGGCGATCACGACGGCAAGCCGCCGTGCAGGCGCCGTTGTTCACCGCTAG
- a CDS encoding ABC transporter permease → MNKKELGLGLLLVVISVITGMINPAFLSLVNLLNMANLIGLFGVFALGEGLVIITGGIDLSLGSMFALLGVVFVDLLTTYQVPWPLALAAVLLGGLVLGGIQGLLITRLKMQPFIVTLCGLLIYRGAARYYTTDSTRGFGYGDEAATLSSIASGHVAGIPNTFILLIILALVLGVVLHRTVYGRWLYAVGKNEEAARFSGINTNMVIATAYIISGGLAGVATVLFVFYTNSVSPSSFGNFYELYAIAAAVLGGCSLRGGEGSILGIVLGTALLQVLQNLVNILGIPNSLNFAVMGTVILIGVLADQQLQARRRRKLALAGLARAAPKSTSPEQVQGAAPRAADALPARTGDLA, encoded by the coding sequence ATGAACAAAAAAGAACTCGGCCTCGGCCTGCTGCTCGTGGTGATTTCCGTCATCACGGGCATGATCAATCCGGCCTTCCTGTCGCTGGTGAACCTGCTGAATATGGCCAATCTGATCGGCCTGTTCGGCGTGTTTGCGCTTGGCGAAGGGCTCGTGATCATCACCGGCGGCATCGACCTTTCGCTCGGCTCGATGTTTGCGCTGCTCGGCGTCGTGTTCGTCGACCTTCTGACGACCTACCAAGTGCCGTGGCCCCTGGCGCTGGCGGCCGTGCTGTTGGGCGGGCTGGTGCTCGGCGGCATCCAGGGGCTTCTGATCACCCGGCTGAAGATGCAGCCCTTCATCGTGACGCTATGTGGGTTGCTGATCTATCGCGGCGCCGCCCGCTACTACACGACCGATTCGACCCGCGGCTTCGGTTACGGCGACGAGGCCGCGACCCTGAGCAGCATTGCCTCCGGCCATGTGGCGGGCATCCCGAACACCTTCATTCTCCTGATCATTCTTGCGCTGGTCCTCGGCGTGGTGCTGCACCGCACGGTCTACGGACGCTGGCTTTATGCCGTCGGCAAGAACGAGGAGGCGGCGCGCTTCTCCGGCATCAACACGAATATGGTGATCGCCACTGCCTATATCATCAGTGGTGGGCTCGCCGGAGTTGCGACGGTCTTGTTCGTGTTCTACACGAACTCGGTGTCTCCGAGTTCCTTTGGCAATTTCTATGAGCTCTACGCGATCGCGGCTGCCGTGCTGGGCGGGTGCAGCCTGCGCGGCGGCGAGGGGTCAATTCTCGGTATCGTGCTGGGCACGGCGTTGCTGCAGGTGTTGCAGAACCTCGTGAACATCCTGGGCATTCCCAACTCACTGAATTTCGCGGTGATGGGCACGGTCATTCTGATCGGCGTGTTGGCGGATCAGCAATTGCAGGCACGACGGCGCCGCAAGCTGGCGCTTGCCGGCCTCGCCCGCGCCGCGCCGAAATCGACATCGCCGGAGCAAGTCCAAGGCGCGGCACCGCGCGCCGCGGATGCATTGCCGGCGAGAACGGGTGATCTGGCATGA
- a CDS encoding cytochrome P450 yields the protein MFDERRFDILSPEFHANPFTTLDRMRTEGPVVRLRLPIVGRTWLAASHESCADLLKNSQDFARDPANAGSRTQERILKVLPRTLGLLASNMLGHDDPEHRRLRALVDHAFQRRTIAALKPTIVETADRLLDKLDAKPEADLMAEFCRDLPLSVICAMLGLPEKDHDRFKNWLGRLKDTANVFAVIRAIPGVISVVRYLRRVSRPGGGARPEGLIAALREAEIEGQRLSEDEIVSMIFLLFGAGQETTTHLISGGLYALLTNRDQLSRLRQDPGLMPTCIEECLRYVSPVQMTKPRFATRDWIWQGRQVRRGEMFAAFLAAANCDPTRFEQPHTFDIGRHPNPHLSFGTGAHFCLGFQLARAEASIGIQRILDRFPALRLARQPEDISWHKRLGIRALARLPVRLAA from the coding sequence ATGTTCGACGAGCGACGGTTCGACATCTTGTCCCCGGAGTTTCACGCGAACCCTTTTACGACGCTCGACCGCATGCGAACCGAAGGCCCGGTGGTGCGCTTGAGGTTGCCGATCGTCGGCCGCACCTGGCTCGCGGCGAGCCATGAGAGCTGCGCAGACCTGTTGAAAAACAGCCAGGACTTCGCGCGCGATCCCGCCAACGCCGGAAGCAGAACGCAGGAGCGGATATTGAAAGTTCTCCCGAGGACGCTCGGGCTTCTTGCGTCGAACATGCTCGGCCACGACGATCCGGAGCACCGTCGCCTGCGTGCCCTCGTCGACCACGCCTTCCAGAGGCGCACGATCGCAGCTCTCAAGCCGACGATCGTTGAGACGGCCGATCGGCTGCTCGACAAGCTGGACGCCAAGCCCGAGGCCGATCTCATGGCAGAGTTCTGCCGCGATCTGCCCCTTTCGGTAATCTGCGCGATGCTAGGGTTGCCGGAGAAGGATCACGACCGGTTCAAGAACTGGTTGGGCCGGTTGAAGGATACTGCGAATGTCTTTGCGGTGATACGCGCCATCCCCGGTGTGATCAGCGTCGTGCGGTACCTTCGGCGCGTTTCGAGACCCGGCGGCGGGGCGCGGCCGGAGGGGCTGATCGCTGCGCTGCGCGAGGCGGAGATCGAAGGCCAGAGGCTCAGCGAGGACGAAATCGTCTCCATGATCTTCCTCCTCTTCGGTGCGGGACAGGAAACGACCACGCATCTGATATCGGGCGGTCTCTACGCGCTGCTCACGAATAGGGACCAGTTGAGCCGGTTGCGCCAAGACCCGGGCCTGATGCCGACATGCATCGAGGAATGTCTTCGCTACGTCTCCCCCGTGCAGATGACCAAGCCCCGTTTCGCGACCCGGGATTGGATCTGGCAAGGACGCCAGGTCCGGCGCGGCGAGATGTTTGCGGCATTTCTTGCCGCGGCGAACTGCGACCCGACACGGTTCGAGCAGCCCCACACGTTCGACATCGGCCGCCATCCCAATCCGCACCTCTCGTTCGGCACCGGCGCACACTTTTGCCTCGGATTCCAGCTCGCGCGCGCAGAAGCGTCGATAGGCATTCAGCGCATCCTGGATCGCTTTCCCGCTTTGCGGCTTGCCCGGCAGCCCGAAGACATCAGTTGGCACAAGCGGCTTGGCATCCGCGCGTTGGCGAGATTGCCGGTGCGACTGGCGGCCTAA